In Streptomyces sp. NBC_00341, the DNA window CGGCTCTCCGCACTCGGCTGGAGCCCGGTGGTCGATCTGCCGACCGGGCTGAACCGCATGGTGACGCATCTGGAGTCGAGCGTCTCGGCCCAGTAGCGGAATCGGACCCCGCTCGCACGCGAAACGGCCTCGGGCCCGGACGGAAGTCCGGGCCCGAGGCCGTTTCGCGCGCTGTCACCCGAGCGCCGCAGGCGGGCGCCTCAGGCGGAGCGGAACTTCTTGGCGAGCCGTCGCACCGGAGCCGGAAGGATCCGGGCCGCTCCCCGCCGCTGCGCCTTGGGCTGCTGGCGGATCACCGGCTTCGCCGGGACGTCGTCCTCGACCGTGGGATTCCAGTACTGCTCGGACTTCTCGCCCTTGCGCGGGTACTGCTCGTTCGGGCGGCGCGAAACGACCTCGGGACGCTCCCAGGCGATGTCCCGCCGTACCACCCGCGCCGGTGCTCCCACCGCGATGCAGTTGTTGGGTATGGACGAGGTGACGATCGAACGGAAGCCGATCACCGAGCCGTTGCCGATGGTGACGCCGCCCATCACGACCGCGTGCTTCGCGATCCAGACGTGCTCGCCCACCACGATCGACTGCGACGGGTTCGCCCGCTTCTCGGTGTGCACGTCGAAGATCGGGTGGGTGTCGTCGCCGCGTACCTCGATGTTCTTGGCGAACATCACATCGGCCCCGATCGTCACGGAGACGCCCTCGACGGCGGAGAGGAAGGTGCGGCCGGCACAGCCCACGTTCTCGCCGATCCGGATCCGGGACTCGTGCCCGCAGCGCAGCTCGAAGCGGAGACCGGCGCGCTTCTTCGTGGTCTGCTCGATGTCGATCTGGCCGTTGTCCCCGGTGAAGGTGACGAGCAGGTCCTTGACGTCAGCCTTGGGGCTGATGACGAGCCTGTTGTTCGATCCCTTGAACCGGATGTCGATCTTGGCGTCACGGATCTCGCCGTCATAGACGATCTCGTTTCCCTGATCGTCCTTGTAGCGCTCAAGCTTGTGTACTTGCAGCATCGTGATCTGAGGGGTGTCCTTGCCCGGGTCAGGGTCGGACCTGCCCCTCGTACCTCCGTTCCGGCCTGCGATTCGGCCTAAGCTATCAGGTGACTGTATTACTGGCTCTTGGCCGGACCTTGGCGTGATCGAACCGATAGCGGCCGTGCTGCCGGCCGCCGTACCCAGGGCTCAGGCCAGGCCGCCGCGGAGTGCGTTGACGCGCTTCACGCCCGCGTCGAAGGCGGCCCCGTCGAGGGTGCCCGCCGTCAGCGCCTCGCTCAGGGCGGTCACCGCGGCGTCCCCCTGGGCGGCGTCCCGGGCCGAGCACAGGATCAGGTCCATACCGGCCGCGGCGGCCAGCACGCTGCGCTTCGCGGTGGAGCCGTAGGCCTTGAGGGCCCCGGCCTCCAGCGCGTCGGTGACGGTCACGCCCCGGAAGCCGAGCCGGTTCCGCAACTCGCCGATCACGGTGGGGGACAGGCCTGCGGGCCGGTCCGCGTCCAGTGCCGGGTAGACGGCCCAGGACAGCATGACGAGCTTGGTCCCGGCGGAGACCGCCGCCCGGTAGGGCGCCTCGTCGACGCCCCGGAGGGTGGCCGCCGACGTGGTGAGGGTGACGGGGCCCAGGTCGGTGTTCTGGTTCGCGGAGGCGGGGCCGAGCCCGGGGAAATGCTTGGCGGTGGCCGCCACCCCCGCGGCCTGCTGTGCGGTGATGAAGGCCGAGCCGCAGGACGCCACCGCATCCGGGTCCTCGCTGTAGGACCGCTCGTACTGGTCGGTGAAGTCGCCCGGCGTGCGGTACACGTCGAGCACGGGCGCCAGGTTGACGTTCATTCCGACGCCCGCCAGGTTCATGCCCGCCCCGCTCCCGGTGAACTCCGCCTGCCCCTGCGGATCCGTCGAGGCACCGACGTCCTTCGCGGACCACACCGGCTCACCGGGCAGGCGGCGCACCAGGCCGCCCTCCTGGTCGGTCATCAGGAGCAGCGGGGCACTCACCGGGGCGTCGGCGTGCGCCGCGTTCATCTCCTGGATGACACCCTCGATCTGGCTCAGGCTCTTGATGTTCTCGGTGAAGAAGATGACCCCGGCCGTACGCCCCTCGCTGATCGCGTCCATCAGCCGGGCCGGAGGCGTGAGCCCGGGGTAGGAGTGGATGACGCACTGCCCGGCGCGCTGCGCCGGGGTCAGTGCGGCGAAGGGGGAGCGTGCACCCTCCGGCACGCGTACGGCCGCTTCCGTACGGCCCGCCAGCCCCAGCCCGCCGGCCACGGCCGCCGTTCCGGCGAGCAGAGCGCCGCGCCTGCTGAGGGGGCGTGGTGTCGAGCTCATGAATCTCTCCTTCGCGAAATGTCGTTGCGCCCGGTGCCGGTCGCGCCGTGGCCGGCCCCGGGGTGCGGTCACCGTTCCTGCGGTCACCGCACCCCGGGGCCCGCTGTCACGGCGTGTTGTTGGCCAGGGCCAGCAGGCGGGAGCGGTCACCGCTGAAGCGGTCGCGGTCGACGTTGCCGGAGATCCCGCTCACCGAGCCGGTCGACGAGTACTGCCAGACGGTCCAGAAGGGGAAGCCCGTCGGGATGCTCGGGCTGCCCGCGGACGTCCAGTGGGCCACCCACAGCGGACTCCTGGCGGACATGCCGCTCCAGCCGCCGGTGCACGAGTTCCACCAGCTCGGGCTGGTGTAGATGACGACGTCGCGGCCGGTGCGGGCCTTGTACGTGTTGTAGAAGTCGAGGATCCAGGACTGCATCGCGGCGGGCGTCTTGCCGTAGCAGGTGCCCTCGATGTCCAGTACGCCGGGGAGCGTCAGGTTGTCGCGGGACCAGGCGCCACCGTTGTCGGCGAAGAAGTTCGCCTGCGCCGCGCCACCGGACACGTCGGGCCGCCCGTAGTGGTACGCGCCCCGGATCACCCCGGCGTTGTAGGCGCCCAGGTAGTTGGTGCTGAACGTCGGGTCCTTGTACGTGGTGCCCTCGGTCGCCTTCATCCAGGCGAACTCGATGCCCGCGCCCCGGACCGAGGTCCAGTTGATGCTGCCCTGGTAACTGGAGACGTCCATCCCCACAGGGTTCGCCAGGAGGTTCGCGTCAGGTGTCGCTTCGAGGCCCAGCTGCCGGGTGTCCGGCTTGAAGTCCTTGCTGTCCTGGACGTAGCCCACGCCCATGTAGCCCTTGCCCAGTGGCACGGTGCTGTCGGAGGGCAGCGGCGCCGAGGCGGCGGTGCCCGACATCAGGCTGAGCGTCAGCGCGGCGCTCACGCCGAGGACACCGGCCACGGAGAGTCTGCGCTGCGCGGATGTGAGGGAGAGACGGCGGGGAAGCATGGATTCCTCCTGCTTGGTGGGGGGAGAGAGGCAGAGGATCTACGCGCGTCCACATGACGCGAACACGACACAGTGAGCCACAGGGGGATGCGGCTGGTAAATAGTTTTCCGATTCATTAGTGGTATAGACCTCTTCGCGCTCCGGTGAGCTGCGGAAACGGAACGGCTCCGGCGGAACTTTCTCCAAGTGGTGCCGGGTGCGGGCTCTTTGGCATCTCGGGGTGCATCCGGCACAACCATCCTTGTCGTTCGAGGGTCACATCAAGTGGGAGTAATCCGCTCTCGGAACCACAAGGGGGATATATGCGAAGCGTACGTAATGTCGCGACTGTCGGAGCGTTGGCCACGCTGACGCTGGGCGCCACCGTCGTACTGAGCACGACCGCCTCGGCCGCGCCCAACGTCACACCGCAGGGGGTCTGCGGCAGCGCCTACAAGACCGTGAACTCGGCGCCCATCGGCTCGCAGGGCACCGTCTACCTGACGTACAACTCCGCGAACGGCAAGAACTGCGTCGCGACCATCCGCGCCAACCCGGGCACGGCCAAGGCCATGTCCGCGTCCATCTACGTCTCCGACACCGACGAGTGGGCCGGTGACGATGGCAACTACACCTCGTACGCCGGGCCCGCGTACGTCTACGGCAAGGGCCACTGTGTGAGTTGGAGCGGCAGCATCGGCAACGTGTACGTGTCGGTGGACAACTCCAACTGCGCGAAGCTCAAGGAGCACCGGGTCACCGAAGTCCGCTGACCCGGCGCACCGCCGGGCGGTATCAGTGAGGTGAAGCGCCCTCGGCACGGGCGACCTTGCGGGCCCACATGACCAGGGGAATCTGCAGGGGCAACCGGCCGAGGGCCGCGGCCCTCGGCACGGCGGGGGAGTGCCGCGCGTCGAGGGCCATCTGGACGTTGGCGGGAAAGACGGCGACGAAGAACCCGGCCGTCGCACGGGCCGCGATCGGGCGCGTCCTGGGGTGGACCAGTCCGGCGGCGAGCGCGAACTCGACCACCCCGCTCCCGTACGTCCACGCACGCGGCGAACCGGGCAGGATCCTCGGAACGGTCCCGTCGAACACCTTCGGCACCGCCAGGTGGAGGGCTCCGGCTCCGGCCATCAGCCCGGCGAGGAGGAAGGGGGAACGGCTCGTCCGGGACATCAGTCTCCTTCGACAGCGGGTTCGCGAGGTGCCGCCGCGGCGTCCTCGACGGGGACGCCCAGCCGGCCGGCCACCGCGGTGAGGGCCGTTCCCAGCGGGAGCGCGACGCGGGTGACGGCGTGCCGGTCGCCCCGGGTCGGGTCCCGGTTGACGATCAGCACCGGCACTCCGGCCTGGGCCGCCTGCCGGACGAACCGGAGCCCGGACATCACCGTCAGCGAAGAGCCCAGGACCAGCAGCGAGGACGCCGCTGCGACCAGTTCGCGGCAGTGTGCGACCCGGCGGGCCGGCACGGCCTCGCCGAAGAACACCACATCCGGTTTGAGGATGCCGCCGCAGACCGCGCAGGGCACCACGTGGAAGTCCCCGACCTGCTCGTCGGTGAGGTCGGCATCGCCGTCCGGGTTGATCGCGGCGGCCACCGGCCGGAAGCCCGGGTTGGCCTCCTCCAGCCGCCGCGCGAGGTCGCGGCGCGAGCCGATCGTGCCGCAGGAGAGGCAGACGACCCGGTCCAGGCTGCCGTGGAGTTCCACCGCGTCCTCGCTCCCGGCGGCCTGGTGCAGACCGTCGACGTTCTGGGTGATCACCCCCGAGAGCAGGCCCTGCCGCCCGAACGCGGCCACTGCCCGGTGCCCGGCGTTGGGCCGGGCGCGGCCGAAGGTGCGCCAGCCGAGATGGCTGCGGGCCCAGTACCGGCGCCGGGCCTGGACGCTCGCCGTGAAGTCCTGGTAGGTCATCGGGGTGTGCCGGCTCAGGCTCCCGCCCTCGCCCCGGTAGTCGGGGATGCCCGATTCGGTGGAGATTCCGGCCCCGCTGAGCACCAGCACACCGCCGGCGCCCAGCGCATCGGTGACCGGCTCCAGGTCGGTGGTGGCGGGCGGCAGGTCCTCTGTGGGGGCCCAGCTCAGAGTGGGGCGCATGCGCATGCCTCAAGAGTACGTAACCGGCCGCGTCCGCCCGCCCGCGCCGTCGACAGCCCCGGGCGACCCGGGGCGGACCGGGTCACCTCTGCCGAACCACGGGCACCGACGCGCAGCCGCGGAGCCGCGCGTCCCCGCGGGCCAGGCCCGGCGACGCCCCGGCCCCCACCACCCGGCCGTCGAGGACCGCGAGCCAGCCGCCTTCGGGCACGGTGGCCCCCAGCCCTTCCGGATCGGCGGGTTCGAGGGCCCTGAGCAATTCCGGGTCGGGGCCGGCCGGAGCAGCGGCGGCCGCCGCCACCGGGATTCCCGAGCTCCACTCGGCGACGGTCCGCTCCGCTCCCCGGGCCCGTACCCACAGCACATGCTGGAGCACGATCAGCGGGCCGAGCGCCGTGAGCAGCGGAAACGCCCCGGTCAGCGTCCCCAGGGCGAACAGCACACTGACCGCCGCCGACACCGCCAGGCCGATTCCGGCCGCGAGAAGACCGGCGGCCCGTCCGAAGGCCTTCAGCGCCACCAGCGGGAAGAGCACCAGGAGCAGCAGGTCGCCCAGCCCGAGCGCCACGGGCGGATCGCCCCGGGTGACGGCCAGCAACGGGGCGAACGGCAGCCCCATCACCTGGACGGCGAACCGGTCCATGACCGACGTGAGCCCCGTCGCCACCAGGTCGTAGCAGGCGAGCGCGCCCGCGAACCACGCGGCGTGGGCGGAGCGCATGCCGCTCTGCGCCCACATGTTGGCCACCCCCACGACGGCGACCGCGAGCAGCACATCGGTGAGTACCAGCACGGCGAGTGTCTTGTCCGCGAACGCGCATCCTGCGGTGGCCGCGACCGAGCCCAGCGCGGCGACCCAGGCCCGGCCCCCGCCGAACAGGGGCGCGAGGGTGAACTGGAGCGCCGCGCAGAGGACCAGACCGAACACGACGGCCACCGCGGCACGGGGCAGTTCCAGATAGACCAGGGGAGCGGCCACGACCACGGCGGACACCACGGCGACGTCGGGCAGTTCGTACCGGCCGACCGGCGGGCGGGGCATCCGGACCCGGCCGAAGTAGGCGGCACCGGCCGCCGTGATCGCGGCGACGCAGACGTTGAGGCCCACCAGGGCGACGCCGCTCATGCCGGACTCACGGCCCGCACCTCTGCCGGGCGCACCGACTCGAAGGTACGCTCACGCAGATCGGCACGGACCGGGCCGGTCCGTGGCATCGCGGCCGGGTCGTCATGGAGCACGACGGCGTCCAGCGCGAGGCCCGCCGCGGTGGCCCGGTCCTCCAGCCTGCCGAGCAGACCGGCTGCGGGCAGTCGGCGGACCAGGACGTGGAGGCGCGGGCCCGGGTCCTCGTCGACCAGGGCGTAGCGCGCGGGCAGCGGGATGTCCGGCTCCGCCTCCAGCAGGTTCAGCACCGACCAGGTGGTGATCTCGCGGCTCAGCGGACCCGTCCAGCGGCCGAGCACCGGCGAGGTGGCGGGCAGGTGGGCCAGCTCGCACTCGGTCGTGCTCCCGGGCAGCCGGACCAGGTCGCCCGTCGCGTACCGCAGGAGCAGGGTGCAGTCCCGGTAGGGCACGTACGGGGTCTGCACGATGATGCCGACGTCGCCCGGTGGCGTGGGCGCGTGGGTCACGGGGTCGAGTATCTCCAGATGCCCGAACTCGGTGGTGTGGTGCAGATGCCCCTTGGTACACGGCGTCCCGCCGGACGGCACGGTCTCGGTCATCATGTACGAGGTGGAGATCTTCGCGCCGAGCGCCGCCGACGCGCGTTCCTTGAGCGGTTCGGAGAGCACCTCGCCGCCGACACCGATGGACTCCAGGCCGAAGTCGGAGGGCAGCCGGCCGCCCCGCTCCGCCTCCTCGACGAGGGCGGAGAGGTAGGACGCGGAGACGGTCAGGTGAGTGATCTGCGGGGCCTTGCCGCGCAGCCCGAGCGGGGTGGCCAGCCGGTCCAGCGCCACGGCCGGGTCCACGGTGCCGATCTGGACGAAGGAGGCGCCGATCCGGGTCACCGACTCCTCCACGTTGAGCAGCGGCAGGGTCGCCCGGGAGCACCCCGCGTACGCGACGGTGTGGCGTGGGCGCAGGCCGAGGCCGAGGACGGCCGAGACGGTGCTCATGGCCACCGCGATCTCGACCTCGGCCCGGGAGTACCAGACCGTGGTGGGGGTGCCGCTCGTGCCCGTGGTGAGCGCCATCAGCGCGGGAGCGGAGACGGCGGACACGAAGGCGGCCGGCAGTCCGCGCAGGGCCGCCTTCGGTGTGACCGGCACCTGGTCCCAGGTCTCCGGTGTGAGGGTGCCCGGGTCGAGCGCCAGGCTGTCGAACGTTCGGCGGTAGTACGCCGTGTGCCGGGCCGCGGCCCGCGCCGTGGCCCGCAGGCTGCGCTCGGTCACGGTCCGCCGTACAGCGGGGTCGACGGCCCCCGCCTGGCCGGGCAGCAGGGCCGAGTCCGCGCCCGGCTCCCCGAATTCCGCGAGGGTCGCGACCAGGTCCCGGGCGATGCGCTCCAGGTCCTGCGGGCGGATGCGGCGGTTGCGCAGGATCGCCGCGCCGTACCGGAGCTGGCTGAGCGCGGTCGCGAACAAGGGAGCCTCCTGACGCCTGGACCGGGACTGAGATCCCGGTCCAGGCCGGGGCTGATCCGTCAGACCATGCTGGCGAACATCGCCGCCGTGAGCGTGCTGAACGCGTACTTGATGTAGTGCTTGACCATGGTGGATCTCCCTTCTCCGGGCCGCCCCTCAGGGCGGCTGGGCTCCATGTGGCGCACTCCCGGCCGAGGACGGCCGGTCGATGAACGAGACATTAGAGGAGCGGAGTTGATCCATCAACGGATCCTTCCGACTTGCCCGGAGCAGCAGGAGTTCCGCTCCGGGCATCGGGCCGCCGGCGAGCGAGGAGGAGGCCCCCGAGCTTGCTCTCGGCCGAGGTGAGGGTGCGCTGCACCTCGACGTCGAATCCGGCCTCTTCGAGCCGGGCGGCCAGCTGACCGGGCCGGCGCCGGTGCACGTACACCTTCATCGGGTGGCCGCCGTACCCCTGCGTCTTCAGCTTCCGCTCGTCCCCGACGTGGAAGCTGAGCAGCAGCGGGCCGCCGGGCCTCAGCACACGGCGGAAATGCGCCAGGACCGGATCGATCTCCTCGTCGGGGACGTGGATGAGCGAGTACCAGGCGATCAGCCCGGCCACAGAGCCGTCGGTGAGACCGAGCTCCGTCATCGACCCGGGTTCGAACCGCAGGCCGGGGTGGTCACGCCGGGCCACCTCGATCATCCCGGGGGACAGGTCGATCCCGAACGCGTCCAGGCCCAGCCCGTGCAGGTGGGCCGTGATCCTGCCCGGCCCGCACCCCATATCCGCGACCGGGCCTTCGCCGTTCTCGCGCACCCGGGCGGCGAACAGCGCCAGTACGGCGCGTTCTTCAGGCGTGTCGTCCAGGAGGTTCCGCACCTGGTCCGCGTAGCTGTCGGCCACGGTGTCGTAGGACTCCCGGGTGTCCGCCAGCCAGTTGTCAGTGTTCGGTTCGAGTTCCACGGGCGCAGGCTATCCGGGAGCATCCGGCAGGAGGGGCATGCGTCCCGATGGAGACGGTCCGGTGGACTCCGCCCCGGCCGGGGCGGAGTCCACCGGACCGTTCACAGGTCTCAGACCGGTTCCGGCAGTGGCTCGGGTTGCCGCGCCGGGGCGGTCTTCGGTTCCCACTGTTCGGTGGTCCGCACGTAGCCGTGGATCACCGAGGCCATCGCGAGGACCAGAAGCGGGCCGAACACCCAGGGATGGTGGGCCATCGGCAACGACAGATAACGGTACGACAGCAGGAGCGCGGCGAAGACGGCGACGCCGTAGGCGACCAGCTTGACTCCCGACCGGTCCCAGCCGCGGTCGAACGTGCGCAGACCCGCCTCGATCGTGAGCGTGAACACCACGCCCGCGATGATGTCCGCGCCGTAGTGATAACCGAAGCCCAGCGTCGCGCAGAGGGTGGCGATCAGCCAGAACGTGCCCGCGTACCGGAGGGTCCGGGGGCCCTTGCGGGAATGGATGAAGATGCAGGTGGCCCATGCCGTGTGCAGGCTGGGCATGCAGTTGCGCGGAGTGATCTCGTCGAACGACATGTGGTGCGGAGCGGTGATCTGCGGCATCGTGTTCGGCCACATGTTGGCCACCGCCCAGTGCCCGCCGTCGGCACCGTAGGCGAAGACCGGCCCGACCACCGGGAAGAGCACGTAAATGCCGGGCCCGAGGAGACCTATGAGCAGGAAGGTGCGCACCAGATGGTGGCCGGGGAAGCGGCGGTCGGTCGCCACATTGCGCAGCTGGTACAGCGCGACGACGACCGCGGCGACCGCGAGCTGCGTGTAGACGGAGTCGAGGAACGCGTCCCCGACCGGGCCGGTGGCCTGGATCATCCGGCCCACCAGCCATGAGGGGTTGCCCAGTGCGTGATCGGCGGTCGCGACGTACTGGTCGAGCACGGCCGGGCGCGTCTTCGAAGTGATGAGCAGCCAGGTGTCACCGGTCTTGCGGCCCGTCACCAGCAGCAGACCGAGGCCGACGCCCTTCAGCAGCAGGATGCGTTCCTGGCCCGTACGGCGTGTGACGGCGATGACCCCGCAGCCCACGATCACCCACAACGCCCCGTTGCCGAAGGGGTGGCCGTGGGTCACCCTGGCGTCGGCCGCCCAGCGCACCAGCAGAATGACGAGATCGATTCCTATCGCGGTACCCATCGCGATGAACCGTTGCCGCCAGGTGAGCACCACCATCATCAACGCCATGCTGGCGTAGAGCAGGAAGCCCGACTGAGGGGCGACTATGACCTCTTGGGCCTGGGTGGTTATCGGCCCCGGCAGTCCGTAATGACGTGCGGCGATCTCCAGCGCGACCAGGAACCCGAGGGTCGCCACGGCCGCCGTGCCCCACAGTATCGCTCTTGGCCGACGCCACGGGGCGGTCGTGGTTCTGCTCGTTATTCGCGAAAACACCCGCGATACTATAGGTATCAATTGTTTGGCCGATTTGTTAGATGTTGGCTGAGTAAGACACTCTTCACACCGGAAAGCCCGATTTTTCGGTGATTGGCGAGCGATGGGGACGCTCGTCGTGAGTTCGAACATGCTAACGGAGGCGTGCGGGTGCGTTCGCTGGTCACGGGTGGTACGAAAGTCGGCTCGATCCAGCCCCTGGCCGGTTCTCCGTCGGCGGGGAAAGGGCGGCGCGAAGAGCTGTGCCCTCACCGCGGGCGGCGAGGGCACAGGCTCGGAGTTCCACGGAAGGAACTCAGGCGCCGCTGCGCACCGGACCGACGAGAGTGCCGGCCGCCACCCTGAGCTTCCCGTCGGCCACGGACGTGCCGGGGATCTCCCCGTCGGGAGCCCGGAGCGTGAAGGACGCCTCGTCCGCGGGGACGCCGCAGTCGTTGTTGGGAACCTGGATGTCGAAGTGCACCGGGTGCCCCGGACCGAAGGTCACCGCGGTCCGCCGGCTGCCGTAGCGGCCGGCGGTGATCCCGCTCTCCGAGCCGTGGTTGGAGAACCGCACATCGGTGGGCGAACCCGCGAGCCGGCACGGGTCGTAGCCGCGCGGCGCGGTGAGCGTCACGCGGTAGTGGCGGTGCCCCGCGCTGCTGGACGCGTTGGAGATCTTCGCCAGGTGGTTGGCCGGACGGCATGCGGAGGGTGCGGTGCCCACGGCCGCCACGGACGCGGCCTGTGCCGTGGTCCCGCCCGTGGCACCCAACAGTGCGGTGGCGGCGATGGCGACGGCGATCTTCCGGGTGGTACGCATCATGAACACTCCCTGCTGTGCTTGGCGGGCCCTGCGGGTGATCTCCCGTCAGGAGCGCGGTCACGGAGGGCTCCTGCCTCCGTTCTCACCCTCACGGGGGTAATCCCTGGGCTATCACGGCGGCGCCGCCGATCTGTGTAACCCGCACGGGTCGCCGTCCTGCGTCCACGCACGCGGCGCAACAGCGACTCCCACAGGGTCTTCTCCGCGCCCGGCATCGAGGCTAGTGTCGTGCCCTGCGAGATCGGCTTCCCGCTCTCACCACTCGATATTCCTGCCGGCGCTGGAGCCGACGCCGACGCGGACCGTGATTCCGTCCCGTCCGCGTCACCATGGACGACTCCTGGCGGCCCGGGGACGGCTCCCTCGGCGGGGCGCCGTTGCCCCGGACCGTCCCACCGTGCAGCGGAAGGTTCGCCGTGACACCGCGGCACTGGTTCCGTCGTCGCACCACACGTCTCCGCACCACACGATTCCGCACTACATGTCTCCGTCGCACCACACGTTTTCGTCGTCCCGGACGGGCGGTTCACCATCCGGGGGCGGCCGGGCCGGGGACCGCCTCCTACCGCTCGGCCC includes these proteins:
- a CDS encoding phenylacetate--CoA ligase family protein, with amino-acid sequence MFATALSQLRYGAAILRNRRIRPQDLERIARDLVATLAEFGEPGADSALLPGQAGAVDPAVRRTVTERSLRATARAAARHTAYYRRTFDSLALDPGTLTPETWDQVPVTPKAALRGLPAAFVSAVSAPALMALTTGTSGTPTTVWYSRAEVEIAVAMSTVSAVLGLGLRPRHTVAYAGCSRATLPLLNVEESVTRIGASFVQIGTVDPAVALDRLATPLGLRGKAPQITHLTVSASYLSALVEEAERGGRLPSDFGLESIGVGGEVLSEPLKERASAALGAKISTSYMMTETVPSGGTPCTKGHLHHTTEFGHLEILDPVTHAPTPPGDVGIIVQTPYVPYRDCTLLLRYATGDLVRLPGSTTECELAHLPATSPVLGRWTGPLSREITTWSVLNLLEAEPDIPLPARYALVDEDPGPRLHVLVRRLPAAGLLGRLEDRATAAGLALDAVVLHDDPAAMPRTGPVRADLRERTFESVRPAEVRAVSPA
- a CDS encoding class I SAM-dependent methyltransferase, whose translation is MELEPNTDNWLADTRESYDTVADSYADQVRNLLDDTPEERAVLALFAARVRENGEGPVADMGCGPGRITAHLHGLGLDAFGIDLSPGMIEVARRDHPGLRFEPGSMTELGLTDGSVAGLIAWYSLIHVPDEEIDPVLAHFRRVLRPGGPLLLSFHVGDERKLKTQGYGGHPMKVYVHRRRPGQLAARLEEAGFDVEVQRTLTSAESKLGGLLLARRRPDARSGTPAAPGKSEGSVDGSTPLL
- a CDS encoding phosphatase PAP2 family protein, with amino-acid sequence MATLGFLVALEIAARHYGLPGPITTQAQEVIVAPQSGFLLYASMALMMVVLTWRQRFIAMGTAIGIDLVILLVRWAADARVTHGHPFGNGALWVIVGCGVIAVTRRTGQERILLLKGVGLGLLLVTGRKTGDTWLLITSKTRPAVLDQYVATADHALGNPSWLVGRMIQATGPVGDAFLDSVYTQLAVAAVVVALYQLRNVATDRRFPGHHLVRTFLLIGLLGPGIYVLFPVVGPVFAYGADGGHWAVANMWPNTMPQITAPHHMSFDEITPRNCMPSLHTAWATCIFIHSRKGPRTLRYAGTFWLIATLCATLGFGYHYGADIIAGVVFTLTIEAGLRTFDRGWDRSGVKLVAYGVAVFAALLLSYRYLSLPMAHHPWVFGPLLVLAMASVIHGYVRTTEQWEPKTAPARQPEPLPEPV
- a CDS encoding spore-associated protein gives rise to the protein MRSVRNVATVGALATLTLGATVVLSTTASAAPNVTPQGVCGSAYKTVNSAPIGSQGTVYLTYNSANGKNCVATIRANPGTAKAMSASIYVSDTDEWAGDDGNYTSYAGPAYVYGKGHCVSWSGSIGNVYVSVDNSNCAKLKEHRVTEVR
- a CDS encoding NAD-dependent protein deacetylase, producing MRMRPTLSWAPTEDLPPATTDLEPVTDALGAGGVLVLSGAGISTESGIPDYRGEGGSLSRHTPMTYQDFTASVQARRRYWARSHLGWRTFGRARPNAGHRAVAAFGRQGLLSGVITQNVDGLHQAAGSEDAVELHGSLDRVVCLSCGTIGSRRDLARRLEEANPGFRPVAAAINPDGDADLTDEQVGDFHVVPCAVCGGILKPDVVFFGEAVPARRVAHCRELVAAASSLLVLGSSLTVMSGLRFVRQAAQAGVPVLIVNRDPTRGDRHAVTRVALPLGTALTAVAGRLGVPVEDAAAAPREPAVEGD
- a CDS encoding DUF4232 domain-containing protein translates to MMRTTRKIAVAIAATALLGATGGTTAQAASVAAVGTAPSACRPANHLAKISNASSSAGHRHYRVTLTAPRGYDPCRLAGSPTDVRFSNHGSESGITAGRYGSRRTAVTFGPGHPVHFDIQVPNNDCGVPADEASFTLRAPDGEIPGTSVADGKLRVAAGTLVGPVRSGA
- a CDS encoding acyltransferase, which encodes MLQVHKLERYKDDQGNEIVYDGEIRDAKIDIRFKGSNNRLVISPKADVKDLLVTFTGDNGQIDIEQTTKKRAGLRFELRCGHESRIRIGENVGCAGRTFLSAVEGVSVTIGADVMFAKNIEVRGDDTHPIFDVHTEKRANPSQSIVVGEHVWIAKHAVVMGGVTIGNGSVIGFRSIVTSSIPNNCIAVGAPARVVRRDIAWERPEVVSRRPNEQYPRKGEKSEQYWNPTVEDDVPAKPVIRQQPKAQRRGAARILPAPVRRLAKKFRSA
- a CDS encoding GH25 family lysozyme, with product MLPRRLSLTSAQRRLSVAGVLGVSAALTLSLMSGTAASAPLPSDSTVPLGKGYMGVGYVQDSKDFKPDTRQLGLEATPDANLLANPVGMDVSSYQGSINWTSVRGAGIEFAWMKATEGTTYKDPTFSTNYLGAYNAGVIRGAYHYGRPDVSGGAAQANFFADNGGAWSRDNLTLPGVLDIEGTCYGKTPAAMQSWILDFYNTYKARTGRDVVIYTSPSWWNSCTGGWSGMSARSPLWVAHWTSAGSPSIPTGFPFWTVWQYSSTGSVSGISGNVDRDRFSGDRSRLLALANNTP
- a CDS encoding glycoside hydrolase family 3 N-terminal domain-containing protein; its protein translation is MSSTPRPLSRRGALLAGTAAVAGGLGLAGRTEAAVRVPEGARSPFAALTPAQRAGQCVIHSYPGLTPPARLMDAISEGRTAGVIFFTENIKSLSQIEGVIQEMNAAHADAPVSAPLLLMTDQEGGLVRRLPGEPVWSAKDVGASTDPQGQAEFTGSGAGMNLAGVGMNVNLAPVLDVYRTPGDFTDQYERSYSEDPDAVASCGSAFITAQQAAGVAATAKHFPGLGPASANQNTDLGPVTLTTSAATLRGVDEAPYRAAVSAGTKLVMLSWAVYPALDADRPAGLSPTVIGELRNRLGFRGVTVTDALEAGALKAYGSTAKRSVLAAAAGMDLILCSARDAAQGDAAVTALSEALTAGTLDGAAFDAGVKRVNALRGGLA